A window of Diadema setosum chromosome 2, eeDiaSeto1, whole genome shotgun sequence contains these coding sequences:
- the LOC140238788 gene encoding PI-PLC X domain-containing protein 3-like yields the protein MASQTSLHDGEEATTMKGSSSDEQPVFENWMRDLPEKLHNEPLKNIAIPGSHDSFSYFLDCKSPVASGSPDTVRNLVSVFGDAARKIVHNWSVTQSLDFQQQLQLGIRYFDFRVSFCRDRNGFFFVHGLHGNEVCEGLRTIKAWLDDHPKEVVLLDFNHLYDMDGKHEQLIVALEEIFSSKLCPHMEVSSVSLRMLWENGWQVLLIYHDSIASSRGCIWPAPSIFSVWPNTTEPVQMVNILNAYHTRGRPRDRFYVSQGVLTPTGTAILQHISRSLRDVLARPAIKNTKFFLKDKKIGPEGVNIVIADFVEIDHFVETVLALNH from the exons ATGGCCAGCCAAACCAGTTTACATGATGGAGAGGAAGCAACCACGATGAAAGGGTCTTCTTCAGATGAGCAGCCGGTCTTCGAAAACTGGATGCGAGACTTGCCCGAGAAGCTGCACAACGAACCCCTGAAGAACATCGCGATCCCAG GATCACATGACTCCTTCAGTTACTTCCTTGACTGCAAATCACCAGTGGCCTCAGGATCCCCCGACACCGTTCGCAACTTGGTATCAGTCTTTGGTGATGCTGCGAGAAAGATTGTCCACAATTGGTCAGTTACCCAGTCCCTGGACTTCCAGCAGCAGCTGCAGCTGGGCATTCGCTACTTTGATTTCAGGGTTTCCTTCTGCCGTGATCGAAATGGATTCTTCTTTGTCCATGGGCTGCATGGGAATGAAGTCTGCGAAGGCCTTAGGACCATCAAGGCGTGGCTTGATGATCACCCCAAGGAGGTGGTGCTCTTAGACTTTAACCACCTGTACGACATGGATGGAAAACATGAGCAACTCATTGTGGCCTTGGAggaaatattttcatcaaaactctGTCCCCACATGGAGGTCTCGTCCGTATCGCTTCGCATGTTGTGGGAGAATGGATGGCAGGTGCTTCTGATCTACCACGATAGCATAGCTTCCAGCCGAGGCTGCATCTGGCCCGCTCCAAGTATATTCAGCGTGTGGCCAAATACCACAGAACCGGTTCAGATGGTCAACATCCTCAATGCGTACCACACCAGAGGGAGACCGCGTGACCGATTCTACGTGAGCCAGGGTGTGTTGACCCCAACGGGGACAGCCATACTGCAACACATCAGCAGGAGCCTGAGGGATGTCCTTGCCCGTCCGGCAATCAAAAACACCAAGTTTTTCcttaaagataaaaaaataggCCCAGAAGGAGTGAATATAGTCATAGCTGACTTTGTTGAAATAGACCATTTCGTTGAAACCGTCCTTGCACTGAATCACTAA
- the LOC140238778 gene encoding protein Wnt-7b-like, whose amino-acid sequence MRANSVWLLYLCLLAEFSCQPKLVALSSVVALGANVICSRIPGLAPRQRAICQSKPDAIVAIGEGTQKAVRECRYQFRNGRWNCTLPQQDNVLFAQEVPAGNREAAFRKAITSAGITHAITEACMQGNLTNCSCDRSKETGVTDEGWRWGGCSADVKYGLRFSRLFLDAGEVANNARTLMNLHNNEVGRKVVEDHVDMECKCHGVSGSCTTKTCWTTLPSFRSVGNILMEKYERTLQVEPVKAKRTRSPTFLKVKDAHNYRKPRLSHLVFLHRSPNYCELDERNGSLGTVGRRCNRTSTSTDSCDLMCCGRGYNTHQYTRIWQCNCKFYWCCYVRCNQCSEQTEEYTCK is encoded by the exons GGCTCTTTCGTCGGTGGTGGCGCTCGGAGCCAACGTCATCTGCAGTCGAATCCCCGGACTAGCCCCCAGACAGCGCGCCATTTGCCAGAGCAAACCCGACGCCATCGTGGCCATCGGTGAGGGCACACAGAAGGCCGTCAGGGAGTGCCGCTACCAGTTCAGGAATGGCAGGTGGAACTGCACGCTTCCCCAACAGGACAATGTGCTCTTCGCGCAGGAGGTCCCTGCTG GAAATCGCGAGGCGGCCTTCCGCAAAGCCATCACGTCGGCCGGCATCACGCACGCCATCACCGAGGCATGTATGCAGGGCAACCTCACCAACTGCAGCTGCGACCGAAGCAAAGAGACGGGCGTCACCGACGAGGGATGGCGGTGGGGCGGCTGCAGCGCCGACGTCAAGTATGGACTCCGATTCTCAAGGCTCTTCCTCGATGCTGGCGAGGTGGCGAACAATGCCAGGACGCTCATGAACCTTCACAACAATGAAGTTGGCAGAAAG GTCGTAGAGGACCACGTCGATATGGAGTGTAAATGTCATGGTGTGTCCGGCTCGTGCACAACTAAAACTTGCTGGACAACGCTGCCCAGCTTCCGGTCAGTAGGCAACATACTTATGGAGAAGTATGAGAGAACTCTACAGGTGGAGCCCGTAAAGGCCAAGCGAACGCGGAGCCCCACTTTTCTGAAAGTCAAAGACGCACACAATTACAGGAAGCCTCGATTGTCGCACTTGGTCTTCCTGCACCGCTCGCCAAACTACTGCGAGTTGGACGAGAGGAACGGATCGCTTGGGACCGTGGGGCGAAGGTGCAACCGGACGTCGACATCGACGGACAGCTGCGACCTCATGTGCTGCGGCAGGGGCTACAACACGCACCAGTACACGCGAATATGGCAGTGCAACTGCAAATTTTACTGGTGTTGTTACGTCAGATGCAATCAGTGCAGTGAACAGACTGAAGAATACACGTGCAAATGA